One Tripterygium wilfordii isolate XIE 37 chromosome 10, ASM1340144v1, whole genome shotgun sequence DNA segment encodes these proteins:
- the LOC120007377 gene encoding subtilisin-like protease SBT5.3, with protein sequence MEPSTVKKVYIVYLGSHMHGKQPTSMDVDNAKNSHFELLGLSLKSNTKKAKDAIFYHYTRNINGFAAMLHEEEAIEIQKHPDVISVFQSNERKLQTTRSWGFLGLETKSGEVPRSSVWNKSRFGEDVIIANLDSGVWPQRASFRDEGYGPVPLRWKGRCEEDKTDNPIQCNKKLIGARYFSSAARARFGVEHTPDSCRDINGHGTHSLTIAGGNFAPRVNYQTYAYGNAKGGSPKARLAAYKVCWINCLEADILAGFDAAISDGVDVISVAIANFGPSEFFKDVISIGAFHAVKQGIVVVCSAGNSGPEPGRVDNVSPWIITVGASTIDRLPMNNLKGTSHHISSTSNISSTYGKAAFAYNDHVEYPNLQLEKVRAPIMADFSSRGPNMVQPAILKPDITAPGVDILAAYSAYPRAISGGEVFRIRNGTSVSCSHVTGIVGLIRALYPDWSPAAIKSAIMTSATKKDNTNAFIQNESQRNATPFDYGAGHVHPSRAADPGLVYDLTAITIPDLQGRITVSRTVKNVGTPGKYSVIIKEPTGVSVYVNPRTLHFKETGEEKTFNVTLEVKADNNSSDYAFGYFTWLDGKHYVRSIIVVKLKL encoded by the exons ATGGAACCATCCACTGTCAAAAAGGTTTACATTGTGTATTTGGGGTCACACATGCATGGTAAACAGCCAACATCTATGGATGTTGACAATGCCAAGAATTCTCATTTTGAGTTGCTGGGCCTCTCCTTGAAAAG TAACACAAAGAAAGCCAAAGATGCCATTTTCTACCACTATACCAGAAACATAAATGGCTTTGCTGCTATGCTTCACGAGGAAGAAGCAATAGAGATTCAGA AACATCCAGACGTTATCTCGGTTTTCCAGAGCAACGAAAGAAAATTGCAAACGACCCGGTCATGGGGTTTCCTTGGACTAGAGACGAAAAGTGGAGAAGTTCCAAGGAGCTCAGTTTGGAACAAGTCAAGGTTTGGCGAAGATGTCATCATCGCAAATCTTGATAGTG GTGTTTGGCCACAGCGAGCGAGCTTCCGTGATGAAGGATATGGACCAGTGCCGCTGAGATGGAAAGGTCGCTGTGAGGAGGACAAGACAGATAATCCAATCCAATGCAATAA GAAGTTGATAGGAGCTAGGTATTTTAGCAGTGCTGCGAGAGCAAGATTTGGAGTGGAACATACCCCTGATAGTTGTCGGGATATCAATGGCCATGGAACCCACTCATTAACGATAGCAGGGGGAAACTTTGCGCCTCGTGTAAATTATCAAACTTACGCATATGGAAATGCAAAGGGGGGCTCGCCAAAAGCCCGCCTCGCTGCTTACAAGGTGTGTTGGATAAATTGCCTGGAGGCGGACATCTTGGCTGGCTTTGATGCTGCCATAAGTGATGGGGTCGATGTTATTTCAGTGGCAATTGCTAATTTTGGCCCATCGGAGTTTTTTAAGGATGTGATATCAATCGGTGCCTTCCATGCCGTTAAACAAGGCATAGTTGTGGTTTGTTCTGCGGGCAACTCAGGACCAGAGCCAGGGAGAGTTGACAATGTGTCTCCTTGGATAATCACAGTTGGTGCAAGCACAATTGATCGTTTGCCTATGAACAACCTCAAG GGAACATCACATCATATCTCCTCCACTTCAAATATTAGTTCAACATATGGTAAAGCTGCCTTTGCTTATAACGACCATGTCGA ATATCCAAACCTACAATTGGAAAAAGTGCGAGCTCCTATAATGGCTGATTTCTCATCTAGGGGACCCAACATGGTTCAGCCAGCCATTCTCAAG CCGGATATCACTGCACCAGGAGTCGACATACTTGCTGCTTATTCTGCATATCCAAGAGCTATATCTGGTGGAGAAGTTTTCAGGATAAGAAATGGAACTTCAGTATCATGCTCTCATGTCACTGGCATAGTGGGCCTTATTAGAGCACTCTATCCAGATTGGAGTCCAGCTGCTATCAAATCTGCTATCATGACATCTG CAACAAAAAAAGACAACACCAATGCGTTTATACAGAATGAATCACAGAGAAATGCAACTCCGTTTGACTACGGGGCAGGACATGTTCATCCAAGCCGTGCTGCTGATCCAGgtcttgtttatgacttgactGCTA TAACAATTCCAGATTTGCAAGGTCGAATTACCGTATCAAGAACGGTGAAGAATGTTGGTACTCCAGGAAAATATAGTGTGATTATTAAAGAGCCAACAGGAGTGTCAGTTTATGTTAATCCAAGGACACTTCATTTCAAGGAAACAGGAGAAGAAAAGACATTCAATGTTACTCTGGAGGTCAAGGCTGATAATAATTCTTCAGACTATGCGTTCGGATACTTCACGTGGCTTGATGGCAAACATTACGTGAGAAGTATTATTGTAGTGAAGCTGAAGCTGTAG